The Impatiens glandulifera chromosome 3, dImpGla2.1, whole genome shotgun sequence genome contains a region encoding:
- the LOC124931204 gene encoding uncharacterized protein LOC124931204 translates to MATQKEHIERIRREKFSIGGEANSLRDDLNNAVTYLSTELYAKDVHFLMELIQNAEDNEYEEGIAPSLEFVITSEDITATGAASTLLIFNNEKGFSPKNIDSICSVGSSTKKGKRKQGYIGEKGIGFKSVFLITQRPYIFSNGYMIRFNEEPCSDCNVRYIVPEWVDDCTIISSIEKIYGSKIRIPTTTIVLPLKHDKIKPVKNQLSTIHPELLLFLSKIRKLSVKEDCDDPGLRTITSISIASETNFLSRKNIDADSYLLHLSSDEEGECGYHMWRQRFPVTQEHRVDIRKDVEEWVLTLSFPIGQRLNRGLKSPGVYAFLPTEMCSNFPFIVQADFILASSRETILMDNKWNKGILGCVPTAFVNAFCSLVKTSEEDTPVSTLVSMFDFLPINSSSYSVLNDVREKIKAKLVEESIVPCESYTRQRCFNKPSEVGRLNSDFRGILAKAEKQGVSLQSISSHGKYILNSSFDKPKHNDILDFLGLKQVEYEWYVKFIRGSNLIMGVSDEVYLELLHFIAKHWNSQFCNTSLKDIPILKYVSLHGNVSLFTLNQALKNYVKLSSKCDQISWLIDWNKEFRCKGNMFFMPMLTQQLLHQCSNKKVILNWLLINGKVHEMDVGSYASHLISNINNDMKLSLSFMHFLYHSHAQRYLADRDIRKLRPQVPIVNNYGNIHANCKGILVPAHGSKWVGLLGANPWKEEGYIELSESYLASGLYAGKRTASNEIMQFLKNYFAAADLPFISPPAATIPTMLGPLTKENAFLVFKWIRYLRQNRVGMPEKFLNCIKTGNWMKISFGGSSGYRSPSQSFLPSSSWGYLLQHEDSFLVDIPIIDKKFYGDEIVEYKDELKQIGVMFEYGEACEYAGKHLMTLAASSALTKENAFSILKLIKFLREKMLSPVDFINSVKDGRWLRTSKGVRSPVGSVLFSQEWKVASQISDIPFIDQDYYGQEILSFKAELELLGVIVQFNNNYKLVVDCLKSSGSFGSLSAECTLLMLNCIRNVRSNNRIIDILKVKKILKTNKGFMSPSESFLMHSQWGSLLQVFNVFPLIDVDFYGSTISSYENELKVIGVKVDFETACKEFGCKFKDLASKNCINRDNVLSFLECWSRLTDLGYRFPEDLKSSIKNVKWLRTTLCDYRLPKECILFGAEWKSISAIARLPFIDDSEEYYGKAIHNYTKELKNMGVSTSFKDCYSFVFEGLSLISDPCNITPENVYSLLESIRNSQLQNKPLSESLMKKLNKKWMKTTAGYRAPKEFLFFDSEMNCLKRIDGPFIDEEFYGPKITSYMAEFRALGYSSKNSLLARHLEFHSNLDTITRVYSYLNNCNWECGDDSSVKIWIPIDSENGNWVSAEDCVISDSDNLFGTAFNVLEKFYDKKLQDFFSNAFKVKRHPSLDDYLRLWKTWEGSRETLSQAECFAFWRVVHKNWTLKTEKTLTEELVKLPVYSGSSDIILSLKEDVFIADDLQLKDLFQRTCLKPLFVWYPEPSSSLLPWEKLLSIYRKIGVRTITECVTKDHSLILDEVKMEKVAQSKIFICKAFLKLILGFLGNSSLKMELKERHESVTKLLNATVFQTEEPVTMSYSLPLSNGKTVSASLTRMIGWDRENSKLFYQKSDGSSRGYKAEIEFATYYSETVSEGLLWEHNEDQKCQLAELIKIGLLLKLDEDAIDFLMRTKNLQIFSVDDEFLSRSFPSGSPE, encoded by the exons AATGCTGAAGACAATGAGTATGAAGAAGGGATTGCACCCTCTTTGGAGTTTGTGATAACATCTGAAGACATTACAGCAACAGGGGCTGCATCCACTTTACTCATTTTTAACAATGAAAAAGGGTTCTCACCTAAAAACATCGACTCCATTTGCAGCGTTGGATCATCCACAAAGAAAGGCAAACGCAAACAGGGCTATATTGGGGAAAAAG GCATTGGGTTCAAGAGTGTGTTCTTGATCACACAACGACCTTATATATTTAGCAATGGATATATGATAAGATTTAATGAAGAGCCTTGCTCAGACTGTAATGTCCGGTATATAGTTCCAGAATGGGTTGATGATTGCACAATCATTTCCTCAATTGAGAAGATTTATGGCTCTAAAATTCGCATTCCAACAACTACAATTGTCTTGCCATTGAAACATGACAAGATCAAACCTGTGAAAAATCAGTTATCAACTATTCACCCCGAGCTTCTGTTGTTCCTCTCCAAGATAAGAAAGCTTTCGGTGAAGGAAGATTGTGATGATCCCGGGCTTCGCACAATCACTTCAATATCCATTGCTAGTGAAACAAATTTTCTCTCAAGGAAAAACATTGATGCAGATTCTTATTTGCTTCATCTATCTTCAGATGAGGAAGGAGAATGTGGCTACCATATGTGGAGGCAACGGTTTCCTGTAACTCAGGAGCATAGAGTGGATATAAGGAAGGATGTAGAAGAGTGGGTCTTGACTTTATCTTTTCCTATTGGGCAGCGGCTCAATCGAGGATTGAAGTCTCCTGGAGTCTATGCATTTCTTCCTACCGAGATGTGTTCCAACTTCCCATTCATTGTGCAAGCAGATTTTATCTTGGCTTCATCTAGGGAAACAATTTTAATGGATAACAAATGGAACAAAGGAATTCTTGGTTGTGTGCCTACTGCCTTTGTTAATGCATTTTGTTCTTTGGTCAAAACATCAGAAGAAGACACTCCTGTATCCACTTTGGTTTCCATGTTCGACTTTTTGCCCATCAACAGTTCTAGCTATTCTGTGTTGAATGATGTGAGGGAAAAAATAAAAGCTAAACTGGTTGAAGAAAGTATAGTTCCTTGTGAGTCGTATACAAGACAAAGGTGTTTCAATAAACCAAGTGAAGTGGGTAGGCTTAATTCAGATTTTCGCGGTATATTGGCCAAGGCTGAGAAGCAAGGTGTTAGTTTACAAAGTATCTCGTCACATGGGAAATATATTCTAAATTCTTCGTTTGATAAACCCAAACACAATGATATATTGGACTTTTTGGGGTTAAAGCAGGTTGAATATGAGTGGTATGTCAAGTTCATAAGAGGCTCTAATTTAATCATGGGGGTATCAGACGAGGTTTATTTGGAGCTTCTACATTTTATAGCTAAGCATTGGAATTCTCAGTTCTGCAATACTAGCCTGAAAGACATCCCAATTCTGAAGTATGTGAGTCTACATGGTAATGTATCTTTGTTCACCCTAAATCAAGCATTAAAAAACTATGTTAAATTATCATCTAAATGTGATCAAATTTCATGGTTGATCGACTGGAACAAGGAATTTAGATGCAAAGGAAACATGTTTTTTATGCCTATGCTTACTCAACAATTACTTCATCAGTGCTCTAACAAGAAGGTGATTCTCAATTGGTTATTGATCAATGGAAAAGTTCATGAGATGGATGTTGGCTCCTATGCAAGTCATTTGATTAGTAATATCAACAATGATATGAAACTATCCCTTTCCTTCATGCATTTCTTATATCATTCACATGCACAACGATATTTAGCAGATCGAGATATTCGAAAATTGCGTCCCCAAGTGCCTATAGTGAATAATTACGGGAATATACATGCGAATTGCAAGGGAATTCTAGTACCTGCTCATGGGAGCAAATGGGTTGGCTTGCTTGGAGCCAATCCATGGAAGGAAGAAGGATATATTGAGCTATCAGAAAGTTATTTGGCTTCAGGATTATATGCTGGTAAAAGGACCGCTTCTAATGAGATCATGCAGTTccttaaaaattatttcgcaGCCGCTGATCTTCCATTCATATCTCCTCCGGCTGCTACGATTCCCACAATGTTGGGCCCTCTAACCAAGGAAAACGCATTCTTGGTATTTAAATGGATTCGTTATTTGAGACAGAACAGAGTTGGTATGCCTGAGAAATTCTTGAACTGCATCAAAACTGGTAATTGGATGAAGATATCATTTGGTGGATCCTCTGGTTATAGGTCTCCTTCACAGTCGTTCTTGCCAAGTTCATCATGGGGATATCTTTTACAACATGAAGACTCTTTTCTCGTTGATATTCCAATAATTGATAAGAAATTTTATGGTGATGAAATAGTTGAATACAAGGATGAGCTGAAACAAATTGGTGTCATGTTTGAATATGGAGAAGCCTGTGAATATGCTGGGAAGCATCTTATGACTTTGGCAGCTTCTTCTGCCTTAACTAAAGAGAATGCCTTTTCAATACTGAAGCTCATTAAGTTTCTAAGGGAAAAAATGTTGTCTCCTGTTGATTTTATTAACAGTGTGAAGGATGGAAGATGGCTAAGAACTTCTAAAGGTGTTAGATCTCCGGTAGGTTCTGTTTTATTTAGTCAGGAATGGAAAGTTGCATCTCAGATAAGTGACATCCCGTTTATTGATCAAGATTACTATGGCCAGGAAATACTATCTTTTAAAGCTGAACTTGAGTTATTGGGTGTCATAGTTCAGTTCAACAATAATTACAAACTTGTTGTTGATTGCTTGAAATCTTCTGGATCATTTGGCAGTTTGAGTGCTGAGTGTACTTTATTGATGTTGAATTGCATTCGCAACGTAAGGTCTAATAACCgaattattgatattttgaaagtgaagaagattttgaaaacaaacaaGGGCTTCATGTCTCCATCAGAATCTTTCTTGATGCATTCTCAATGGGGTAGTCTTTTGCAGGTTTTCAATGTCTTCCCACTAATTGATGTTGATTTCTATGGTAGCACTATTTCCTCGTATGAGAATGAGTTAAAGGTAATTGGCGTTAAGGTGGATTTTGAGACTGCATGCAAAGAGTTTGGTTGCAAGTTCAAGGATCTGGCATCAAAAAATTGCATAAACAGAGATAATGTCCTCTCGTTCCTTGAATGCTGGAGTAGGCTTACTGATTTGGGTTATAGATTTCCAGAAGATCTCAAGAGCTCTATCAAGAATGTGAAATGGTTACGAACTACTCTGTGTGATTATCGGTTGCCAAAAGAATGCATTTTGTTTGGGGCTGAATGGAAATCTATATCTGCAATTGCTCGGCTCCCATTTATTGATGATAGTGAAGAGTATTATGGCAAGGCCATCCACAATTATACGAAGGAGTTGAAAAACATGGGAGTTAGTACTTCTTTTAAAGATTGTTATAGCTTTGTGTTTGAGGGCCTCTCTTTAATATCTGATCCTTGCAATATAACTCCTGAAAATGTGTATTCTCTTTTAGAATCCATCAGAAACTCACAACTTCAGAACAAGCCTCTTTCCGAGTCTCTTATGAAGAAACTAAATAAGAAGTGGATGAAAACAACTGCTGGCTACCGGGCTCCAAAAGAGTTCTTGTTCTTTGACTCGGAGATGAACTGCTTGAAACGAATTGATGGGCCATTTATTGATGAAGAATTTTATGGCCCTAAGATTACATCATACATGGCTGAATTCAGGGCACTGGGATATAGTTCTAAAAATTCTCTTCTGGCCAGACATTTAGAATTTCATTCAAATCTTGACACTATCACTCGTGTATACAGTTATTTGAACAACTGTAATTGGGAATGCGGAGATGACAGTAGTGTAAAAATTTGGATTCCAATTGATAGCGAGAATGGAAATTGGGTGTCTGCTGAAGATTGTGTCATAAGTGATAGTGATAATCTCTTTGGAACTGCATTTAATGTTTTGGAGAAATTTTATGACAAGAAATTACAAGATTTCTTCTCGAATGCTTTTAAAGTTAAGCGTCATCCTTCACTAGATGATTATCTACGACTCTGGAAGACTTGGGAAGGTTCACGTGAGACTTTGTCTCAAGCAGAGTGTTTTGCATTCTGGCGGGTTGTTCACAAGAATTGGACCTTAAAGACGGAGAAAACTCTGACAGAAGAGTTGGTGAAATTGCCTGTTTACTCTGGATCGAGTGATATCATACTTTCTCTTAAGGAAGATGTGTTCATTGCTGATGACCTTCAACTGAAGGATCTCTTTCAACGTACTTGTTTGAAACCGTTGTTTGTGTGGTATCCTGAGCCTAGTTCTTCACTGTTGCCATGGGAAAAGTTGCTATCAATTTACAGAAAGATAGGTGTAAGGACTATAACTGAATGTGTAACAAAAGATCATTCGTTGATTTTGGACGAGGTTAAGATGGAAAAAGTTGCCCAAAGCAAAATTTTCATTTGCAAAGCCTTTCTCAAACTCATTCTAGGTTTTCTGGGTAATTCATCACTGAAAATGGAATTGAAGGAGAGGCATGAATCTGTTACAAAACTCCTTAATGCCACGGTATTTCAAACAGAGGAACCGGTTACCATGAGCTACAGTTTGCCTTTATCAAATGGGAAGACTGTAAGTGCTTCACTGACGAGGATGATTGGATGGGATAGAGAAAATTCTAAACTCTTTTATCAGAAGAGTGATGGGTCAAGTAGAGGTTACAAAGCCGAGATTGAATTTGCCACTTATTATTCTGAAACCGTTTCTGAAGGTCTCTTATGGGAGCATAATGAAGATCAAAAGTGCCAGTTGGCTGAACTTATCAAGATAGGGTTGCTACTCAAGCTAGATGAAGATGCAATTGATTTCTTAATGAGAACAAAAAATCTGCAGATTTTCTCAGTGGATGACGAGTTCCTTTCTCGGTCCTTCCCTTCTGGATCACCTGAATAA